CGTGGAGCGCCTCGCCGCCGCTGTTCGAGCCAGCTGCGTACGCGACGGTCAGCGTCCCTGCCACCACCACCCCGACCGCGGCGCAGGACACGACGACGAGGGCACGGCGGGACAACCGGTTCACGAGTTCTCCGATACGGACGGCGCTGGGGGCGCTACAAGATCGCCTCGCCCGGTGCGTCCGTTACGTGCCCTGGGGCACGACGACCGCCACCACCGGCCGCTCCCCGCGCTCCCGCAGGCCCAGCGCCGTCACCGAGGCGACGATGACCGCCAGCCCGACCCACTGCGTCCACACCAGCTCGGTCCCGAGCAGCGTGACGCCGATGAGCGCCGCCGTCACCGGGAAGGCCATCTCCGCGAGCGTGGCGCGGGCGGCGGGGGTGGAGCGCAGGCCGACGTAGTACAGCGCCAGCCCGAGCAGGCCGGGGATCAGGGCGAGCAGCGCCAGCGGGCCGAGCTGGGCGGGCGTGACGGCGACGGGGCCGCCGGTCAGGGCGAGCACGACCGCGCTCGCCGGGAGCCCGATCGCGAACCGCAGCACCGTGACGTCCCGGCTGGAGATCCGCACGCTGACCAGGCGCCCCAGCACCGTGCCCACGGCCCACAGCGCCGCGGCGCCGACGGCGAGCAGGGCCGCGGTGACCGCCTGGGGCGCCGCGGACAGCGGGTCGCGGAACGCCATCAGCCACGCCCCGGCCAGTGCGGGCACCGCGAACAGCCAGTACCGGCCGCGCACCCGTTCCCCGATCAGCGCCGCGGCCACGGCGACCGCGATCAGCGGCTGGAGCTTCTGCAGGACGACGGGCGTCACCGGGTCGCCGTAGCGGAAGGCCTCGGTGAACAGCGCGGTCGCGACGGCCGACGCCCCCGCCCCGATCACGACGAGCGCCGCGCGCTCCCGCCCGGACGCCGCGCGGAAGGCCCGGTACGCGGCGGGCAGGAACGGCACCAGCACCACGACGATGATCAGGTGCTCCCAGAACACGATCGTCGCGGCCGGGAGCGCGCCGGCCAGCGGCTGGCGCAGCAGGGCGTCGGTCCCCCACAGCGCCGCGGCGAGCGCCACCAACCAGGTGCGATCGGGCCGCGCGGGATCGGAAGTGCCGGAAACGGGCGTTGCCCCCAGTCGGTCCACGACTGGGGGGCAACGCCGGAGAGCTCCGATCGATACCGGAGCGGGGGAGATCGATCAGCCGGTGACCGGGAGGCTGGCCTGCACCACGGTCGGGGACGGGGCCACGCCGGGCGCGTCGTCGGTCGAGTCGGCGTCGTCGCCGTTGTCGCCCGAGCCGTTGTCGTCGCCGTCGGAGTAGTCGTCGTCCTTGCCGTCGCCGTCGTCGCCGTCGTCGCCGCGGTCGGTGCAGGTGGCGGAGCCGACGGTGACGGTCTGCAGCGCGCCGTCCAGGTCGCCGCCGAGCGCGTCGGTCAGCTGGGTGAGGACGTCCTGCTCGGTGGCCAGGGTCGTCGGCAGCTCGACACCGAGCAGGTCGCCCAGCACCGGCAGCTGCGCCCGGTCCTCGGAGTCGAGGGTCTCGTTGACGCCGTCGCCGCGGCCCGGGAGGACCTTCAGCTCGATGCCGGTCACGGTCAGCGAGCCGTCGGCGTTGCGCGTCTGGTCGTTGAGGGTGACGGTGGCCAGCGGCGAGAGGTTGATCTCGGTGCCCGGGACGGCGGTCTCGGGGAGCGGCTGGCCGAGCAGGGTGCCGTTGACGATCTGCAGCCCGGACTCGTCGGGGTCGGCGTCCTCGCAGTGGGTGCGGATGACGTCCGCGCGCAGGATGTTCAGCAGCTCGACGCGGGCGACGCTGGTGTCGGAACGCCCGGCCTCGGCCGAGGCGTTCAGCACGCCCACGAAGATGCCGGCGGCGTCGTCGGGGGTGCGCTCACCCAGCCCGAGCACCTCCTTGCTGACGTATTCGCCGTCGAAGGACTCGACGCCTGCGGGGAGCGGGGCGATGTCCAGCAGCCCGGAGGCCGAGATCGCGTACGCGGAGTCGTTGAACGACTCCTCGTCGGCGAACGCCGGAGAGGCCCCCAGCAGCAGAGCGGCCGACACGGCCACGGTGGCGCCGGCACCGACGATCTTCTTGTTCCTCACGTACGTGATCCCCTTCAATCCTGATCGATCATGACGAGCGTGCCGAGCGGCACCTCGACGAGTTCATCGAGCGCGTCCTGCGGGACGCGGATGCAGCCGTTGCTGGCGGCCGAGCCGAATCCGTCTGCGGTCGGCCACGTGTGGATCGCGACGGTGCCCGGACCGCCGCCGAAGGTGTCGAGCGTCGGGCTGTGCGCCCCGAGCGGGAGGATCACCGGCGAGAAGTCCTGCGCCGGGTCGGTGAACGCGCCGAGGATGAAGGTGCGGCCGACGGGCGTCGGGGTGTCGGGCGCGCCGATGCCGATCTCCCACTCCCCGACGACGGACTCCTCGCGCAGCAGCTGCATCGTCAGCGAGCCCAGGTGCACCTCGACGCGGTACGGCGTGGTCGCGCGCTCCATGTCGGCGCTGCGGACCCAGCCGGTGGAGCCGAAGGGCTTCGACGGCAGCAGGATCTGCACCCAGTCGCCCTGCTCGGCGATCACCGGGAACCAGACGTCGCCGAACTGCGTCGGCTCGACGCGTGCGATCGGGGCACCCTCGGGGGCGTCGTGCACCGGCGTCTGGCGCTCCGGGTGCACGACGATCCCGTCGGTCGCCACCCCGGCGGCCGGGTCGACCGGCGCGCCCTCGACGACGCCGTAGGTGTCGGCCAGCGGCAGCGCCGCGATGTCGACGACCGGGGGCGCGTCGGAGCCCGCGGTGGAGGCGGGCCCGCTGCCCAGGAACGTGAACCCGAGGATCACCACGAGCACCAGCGCGACACCCCCGACCACCCAGGGGAGGAACGCCGGCCGTGACGACGACCGCGGACGGTCCGTGCGGACGGGGAGCGAATGCCGAGTCATGACCCACCCAACCGGGGCAGTGCGAACGGGGAAGGTGCCGCAGAAGAGTGACGGCATCCGCTCATCGAGTGCGACGAAAAGGCTATATCGGGCACTTCGGTACGCGAACGAGGGACCCCGACACGCTCTGTCGTCGCTCGGGCGCTCTGAGGGATCGGCACGATCACCCCAACGAGGGGGTATCGAACGAGTGACGGCCGATTCCATGAGAATCGGCCGATGACCCCGCTCCCCACCGTCGACGACGTCCGCGCAGCCGCCGAACGGCTGCGGGGCCACGCCCACCGGACCCCCGTCCTCACCTCGCGGCGGGTCGACGAGGCCCTCCTGACCTCGGTGTTCTTCAAGTGCGAGAACTTCCAGCGGATGGGGGCGTTCAAGTTCCGGGGCGCGTTCAACGCTCTGTCACGATTGGATGACGGCGCCCGCCGCCGGGGGGTCGTCGCGTACTCCTCGGGCAACCACGCGCAGGCGATCGCGCTCTCCGCACGGATCCTCGGCGTCCCCGCGACGATCGTGATGCCGCACGACGCCCCGGCGAGCAAGGTGGCCGCCACGCTCGGTTACGGCGCCGAGGTCGTGCGGTACGACCGCGTCACCGAGGACCGCGAGGCCATCGGCGCCGGCATCGCCGCCGAGCGCGGGCTGACGCTGGTCCCGCCCTACGACCACCCCGACGTCATCGCCGGGCAGGGCACCGCCGCGCTGGAGCTGTTCACCGACGTCGGCGAGCTGGACGCGCTGTTCGTCTGCCTCGGCGGCGGCGGGCTGCTGGCCGGGTCGGCGCTCGCGGCGCGGGCCCTGTCCCCCGGCTGCCGGCTCTACGGCGTCGAGCCGGAGGCGGGCGACGACGGGCGGCGCTCGTTCCGCAGCGGCGCGATCGTGCACATCCCGACGCCCGACACGATCGCCGACGGCGCGCAGACCCAGCACCTCGGCGAGCTGACGTTCCCGATCATCCGCCGCGACGTCACCGACGTCCTCACCGTCTCCGACGCCGAGCTCGTCGACGCGATGCGGGTGTTCGCGAGCACCCTCAAGATCGTCGTCGAGCCGACGGGCTGCCTCGCGTTCGCGGCGGCCCGCCGGCTCGCGCCGACGCTGCGGGGACAGCGGATCGGGGTGATCGTCAGCGGCGGCAACGTCGACCTCGACCGCTACGCCGCGCTGCTCACCTCGTGACCGGGGCCGCCGCGAAGAAGGTCCGCAGATCCCCCACCACCGCGTCCGGGCGCTCCATCGCGGCGAAGTGCCCGCCGTCGGGGAACCGGCTCCAGTGCACGATGCCGCTGTTGTCGCGCTCGGCGAACGCGCGGATCGTCTGGAAGTCGTCGGCGAACACCGCCACCCCGGTCCGGGCGGAGCTGACCCGCGGCTCGGCCCCGCTGCGCGCGTCCTCCAGGTAGGAGCGCGCCGCCGTCGCCGAGGTGTTCGTGAACCAGTACAGCGAGACCTGGGTGAGGACCTGGTCGCGGGTGACGAGGCTGGTGCCGTTGCCGAAGGACTCGAACAGCTCGCTGTAGGCGAGCTGGCCGACCGGGGAGTCCGACAGCCCGGCGGCGACGGTCTGCGGCCGCGACGCGTTCATCGCGTTGTAGCCGCCGACCGACTGGAACCACTGCATGTGCTCCAGCCCGGCGTAGTCGGCGGGTTCCAGGGCCTCGAACTCCGCCGGGTCGCCCGAGGGGAACGAGAACAGCTGCAGGACGTGCAGCCCGAGGAAGCCGGGCGGGTCGAGCAGGCCCAGCTCCCGAGCGATGATCGCGCCCATGTCGCTGCCGTGGACGCCGTAGCTCGCGTAGCCCAGGCTCCGCATCAGCGCGTCGAAGGTGCGGGCGGTGCGGGCGGAGGTCCAGCCGCGGTCGACCACCGGCGTGCTGAACCCGAAGCCCGGGATCGACGGGACGACGACGGAGAACGCGTCCTCCGCCCTCCCGCCGTGGGCCACCGGGTCGGTCAGCGGCCCGATCACGTCGAGGAAGTCGGCGAACGAGCCCGGGTAGGTGTGCACCAGCAGCAGCGGCGTGGCGTCCGCCTCGGCCGACGGCACGTGCAGGAAGTGCACGGTCTGCCCGTCGATCTCGGTGAGGTACTGGGGGAAGGCGTTCATCCGCGCCTCCTGGGCCCGCCAGTCGAACGCGGTGCGCCAGTGCTCGACGGTCTCCTGCAGGTGGTGGTTGGGCACGCCGTAGTCCCAGTCGTCGCCGGGGGCGGGGCGCGGCAGCCGGGTGCGGGCGAGGCGGTCGGCGAGGTCGTCCAGGTCGGCCTGGGGGATCTCGACGCGGAAGGGGCGGGGGTTCTCGGTCATGGGAGCACCGTAGGAAGGAATGCGGAACGGTACGTTCCGCTTCGTGCACGAGACCACCTCCCGGATCCTCAGCCTGCTCGCCCTGCTGCAGGTGCGGCCCCGCTGGACCGGGCCCGAGCTCGCCGAGCGGCTCAGCGTCACCACCCGGACGATCCGCAACGACGTCAACCGCCTGCGCGAGCTCGGCTACCCCGTCGACGCCGAACTCGGCTCGCACGGGTCCTACCGGCTCGGGCCGGGGGCCAAGCTCCCGCCGCTGCTCCTCGACGACGAGGAGGCCGTCGCCGTCGCGGTCGGCCTGCGGGCGGCCACCGGGATCGCCGGCATCGAGGAGAGCAGCGCCCGGGCGCTGACCAAGCTCGAGCACGTGCTGCCGCACCACCTGCGCCGCCAGGTGGGCGCGGTCCACGAGGCCACCACGCGCGCCCCGGACAACACCGACACCGACGTCGAGGACCCGACGGTGGACCCGGCCGTCCTCACCGCGGTGGCGAGCGCGATCCGCGACACCGAGTGGCTGCGCTTCGACCACCCCGGCTCCGACGTGCCGCTCGTCGTCGAGCCGTACCGGCTGGTCAGCTGGGTGCGCCGCTGGTACCTCGTCGCGCGCGACCCGGCCTCCGGCGCGTGGCGGACGTTCCGCGTCGACCGGCTCACCCTGCGGATGGCGACCCACCGCCGCTTCACCCCCACCCCGCTGCCCGGCGGCGACTACACCGCCTTCGTCCTGCGCGACGTCGCCTCCACCGGCTGGAGCGTGCACGCCCGGATCACCGTCCACGCGCCCGCCGACGCGGTGCTGGCCCGGATCAACCCGACCGTCGGGGTGGTGGAGGCCCTCGACGCCTCGACGTGCGTGCTGATGACCGGGGCCGACAGCCTGGAGATGATCGCGGTCTACGTCGGCATGCTCGGGCTCGACTTCCGCGTCACCGAGCCGCCCGCGCTGGTCGAGCACCTGCGCGTGCTCGCGGAGCGCTACGCCCGCGCCCTGCCGGACGGGCCCTGACGCGCGCCGTCCCCACATCGGTGACCTGCTCCGTGGGCCGGGGAACACCGCCGGATGGTGTGCCAGACTCCGGAGGACGACGGTGGAGGCGGGGTGGGACGGATCGGCATCGACGTCGCCCTGCCCGACCAGCGGCCGCCGAGCGCCCCCGAGGTGCTGTGCGACCCGGGTCGCCTGCTGGCGCTGGCGCAGTCGGGGCTCGACTCGGAGTCGGACCCCGCGATGGAGCTCGTCGCCCGGCGCGTGCAGCGCTGGCTGGACGTGCCGGTCGCGCTCGTGACGCTGGTGCAGCCCGAGCAGCAGGTGTTCCCCGGGCTCGTCGGGCTCCCCGAACCGTGGGCGTCGCGCCGCGCGACCCCGCTCACCCACTCGTTCTGCCAGCACGTCGTGACCACCGCCCAGCCGCTGATCGTGGAGAACGCGCCCGAGCACCCGCTGGTCCGCGACAACCTCGCCGTCCCCGACATCGGCGTGATGGCGTACGCGGGCATGCCGCTGACCGACGCCGACGGGCACGTGCTGGGCTCGCTGTGCGCGATCGACACCCACCCGCGCGCCTGGACCCCCACCCAGATCGACGTGCTGCGCGACCTGGCCTGGGGCTGCTCGGTCGAGCTGCGGCTGCGCCTGGCGCGCTTCGACGCCGAGCAGGAGCGCACCCGCCGCGACGCGCTCGAGAGCACCCTGCGCGAGTCGTTCGAGCAGAGCCAGTCGCTGCTGGAGGTCTCGCAGGCGTTCACCCGCACCGCGACCGTCGCCGACGTCCGGGACCGGATCGTCGAGCTGGCCACCGGTCGGCAGGCGCCCGCCTACGTCGGCATCTCGCTGCTGCAGCCGGACGGGCGGCTGCGCCGCTACGACGACGCCGGGCCGCTGAGCGCCACCGGCCGCGACGCCGACGGGTCGTGGTCGCTGTACCCGGTGTCGGCGGAGGCGCCCTCGGCGGCGGCGGTGCACCAGGCGCGGATGGTGCACCACGGCGACCGGCCCGCCTTCGACGCGGAGTACCCGGCACCGGCGCGGCAGGCGCTGCGCGACCTCGGGCTGCACTCCGTCGTGGCCGCCCCGCTCGTCGGCGACGACGGCGTGCTCGGCTCGCTGCTGCTGGGCTGGGACGAGCCGCGGTCCTTCGACCCCGTCGAGCTGCTGACGCTCAGCACGGTCGCCGGGTTCGCCGCCCAGGCGCTGCACCGGGCCGAGCTGCTGCAGCACCGGATCGGCGTCGCCCAGCAGATGCAGCAGGCGATGCTCGCCCCGCTGCCCACCGTCGCGGGGCTCCTCATGGCCGCGCGCTACCGGCCGGCCGACTCCCGCGAGCACGTCGGGGGCGACTGGTACGACGCGGTGCTGCCGACGGCCGACCCGTCGCTGGTCGCGGTGTCCGTCGGCGACATCGCCGGCCACAACCTCGCGGCCGCGATCGCGATGGGGCAGGTCCGGCCGATGCTGCGCCAGGCCTGCTTCGACCACGCCACCGCGGCCCCGTCGCACGCGCTCGCCGCGCTGGAGACCGCCGGTGCGGGGCTGGGCGTCACCGCGATGGGCTCGGCGATGCTCGCCTACCTGCGCGCCGGGGCGGGCCGGACGTGGTCGGTCACCTGGACCAACGCCGGCCACCCGCCCCCCGTCGTCCTCGCCCCGGACGCCCCCGCCCGGCTCCTCGACGAGCACGACCACCTGTTCGGCGTCGGCCCGCTCGCGCACCTCCCCCGCCGCGACCACGACGTCGTCCTCGCCCCGGGGACCACCCTGTTCCTCTACTCCGACGGGCTCATCGAGAGCCGCGGCGACGACATCGACGCCGGGATCGACCGGCTCACCGCCCTGCTCGACGCGCACCGCCACCTGACCTGCCAGGAGCTCGTCGACCTCTCCATCGACACCCTGGCCACCGACTCCCCCGACGACGTCGTCGCGCTCGCCGTGCGCATCCCGGCCATCTGACTCCGTGTGATCTGCATCACATCAACGGCCGCAGGTTCCCGGGCCTCGGCCCTACCGTTGCCGGCCATGGACGTCACCGAGATCCGCCGCCACATCGTCGACACCCTGCCCGGGACGGACGTCCTGGAAGCGGCCGGAGACCTGTTCTTCGTGCACGACCCCGACCGCGACCTGCCCGACGCGCGCAGGATCCCGTGGGCCACGATCGTCACCTCGAACGCCTACGACGACGGGTCCGACCTCGACCGCCCCGGGGTGTTCCGGCTCAACGTCGGGCTGACGAAGGACGAGTTCGCCCGCCGCTTCCCCGCCGGCGGCGAGCACGACCCGACCGCGCTGGACGTCCTGCTGCCGCACCCGACCTACGGCGACCGGTACTGGGCGTGCGTGCTCAACCCGGACACGACCTGGCCCGAGGTCCGCGACCTGCTCGCCCGCGGCCACGCCCGCGCCGTCCGCCGGCACGCCGCCGCCGCGGCCCGCCGGGAGGCGTCCCGGGGTGCGACCGGACGCGTGCCCGAGGTCGAGGGGGGCACCCGCCCGACGACGTCCGGCTGACCCCGACGATCGATCCCCTCGATCGA
This sequence is a window from Pseudonocardia petroleophila. Protein-coding genes within it:
- a CDS encoding DMT family transporter, coding for MALAAALWGTDALLRQPLAGALPAATIVFWEHLIIVVVLVPFLPAAYRAFRAASGRERAALVVIGAGASAVATALFTEAFRYGDPVTPVVLQKLQPLIAVAVAAALIGERVRGRYWLFAVPALAGAWLMAFRDPLSAAPQAVTAALLAVGAAALWAVGTVLGRLVSVRISSRDVTVLRFAIGLPASAVVLALTGGPVAVTPAQLGPLALLALIPGLLGLALYYVGLRSTPAARATLAEMAFPVTAALIGVTLLGTELVWTQWVGLAVIVASVTALGLRERGERPVVAVVVPQGT
- a CDS encoding choice-of-anchor P family protein: MRNKKIVGAGATVAVSAALLLGASPAFADEESFNDSAYAISASGLLDIAPLPAGVESFDGEYVSKEVLGLGERTPDDAAGIFVGVLNASAEAGRSDTSVARVELLNILRADVIRTHCEDADPDESGLQIVNGTLLGQPLPETAVPGTEINLSPLATVTLNDQTRNADGSLTVTGIELKVLPGRGDGVNETLDSEDRAQLPVLGDLLGVELPTTLATEQDVLTQLTDALGGDLDGALQTVTVGSATCTDRGDDGDDGDGKDDDYSDGDDNGSGDNGDDADSTDDAPGVAPSPTVVQASLPVTG
- a CDS encoding L,D-transpeptidase — translated: MVGGVALVLVVILGFTFLGSGPASTAGSDAPPVVDIAALPLADTYGVVEGAPVDPAAGVATDGIVVHPERQTPVHDAPEGAPIARVEPTQFGDVWFPVIAEQGDWVQILLPSKPFGSTGWVRSADMERATTPYRVEVHLGSLTMQLLREESVVGEWEIGIGAPDTPTPVGRTFILGAFTDPAQDFSPVILPLGAHSPTLDTFGGGPGTVAIHTWPTADGFGSAASNGCIRVPQDALDELVEVPLGTLVMIDQD
- a CDS encoding threo-3-hydroxy-L-aspartate ammonia-lyase, producing MTPLPTVDDVRAAAERLRGHAHRTPVLTSRRVDEALLTSVFFKCENFQRMGAFKFRGAFNALSRLDDGARRRGVVAYSSGNHAQAIALSARILGVPATIVMPHDAPASKVAATLGYGAEVVRYDRVTEDREAIGAGIAAERGLTLVPPYDHPDVIAGQGTAALELFTDVGELDALFVCLGGGGLLAGSALAARALSPGCRLYGVEPEAGDDGRRSFRSGAIVHIPTPDTIADGAQTQHLGELTFPIIRRDVTDVLTVSDAELVDAMRVFASTLKIVVEPTGCLAFAAARRLAPTLRGQRIGVIVSGGNVDLDRYAALLTS
- a CDS encoding epoxide hydrolase family protein — protein: MTENPRPFRVEIPQADLDDLADRLARTRLPRPAPGDDWDYGVPNHHLQETVEHWRTAFDWRAQEARMNAFPQYLTEIDGQTVHFLHVPSAEADATPLLLVHTYPGSFADFLDVIGPLTDPVAHGGRAEDAFSVVVPSIPGFGFSTPVVDRGWTSARTARTFDALMRSLGYASYGVHGSDMGAIIARELGLLDPPGFLGLHVLQLFSFPSGDPAEFEALEPADYAGLEHMQWFQSVGGYNAMNASRPQTVAAGLSDSPVGQLAYSELFESFGNGTSLVTRDQVLTQVSLYWFTNTSATAARSYLEDARSGAEPRVSSARTGVAVFADDFQTIRAFAERDNSGIVHWSRFPDGGHFAAMERPDAVVGDLRTFFAAAPVTR
- a CDS encoding helix-turn-helix transcriptional regulator; this encodes MHETTSRILSLLALLQVRPRWTGPELAERLSVTTRTIRNDVNRLRELGYPVDAELGSHGSYRLGPGAKLPPLLLDDEEAVAVAVGLRAATGIAGIEESSARALTKLEHVLPHHLRRQVGAVHEATTRAPDNTDTDVEDPTVDPAVLTAVASAIRDTEWLRFDHPGSDVPLVVEPYRLVSWVRRWYLVARDPASGAWRTFRVDRLTLRMATHRRFTPTPLPGGDYTAFVLRDVASTGWSVHARITVHAPADAVLARINPTVGVVEALDASTCVLMTGADSLEMIAVYVGMLGLDFRVTEPPALVEHLRVLAERYARALPDGP
- a CDS encoding GAF domain-containing SpoIIE family protein phosphatase, yielding MGRIGIDVALPDQRPPSAPEVLCDPGRLLALAQSGLDSESDPAMELVARRVQRWLDVPVALVTLVQPEQQVFPGLVGLPEPWASRRATPLTHSFCQHVVTTAQPLIVENAPEHPLVRDNLAVPDIGVMAYAGMPLTDADGHVLGSLCAIDTHPRAWTPTQIDVLRDLAWGCSVELRLRLARFDAEQERTRRDALESTLRESFEQSQSLLEVSQAFTRTATVADVRDRIVELATGRQAPAYVGISLLQPDGRLRRYDDAGPLSATGRDADGSWSLYPVSAEAPSAAAVHQARMVHHGDRPAFDAEYPAPARQALRDLGLHSVVAAPLVGDDGVLGSLLLGWDEPRSFDPVELLTLSTVAGFAAQALHRAELLQHRIGVAQQMQQAMLAPLPTVAGLLMAARYRPADSREHVGGDWYDAVLPTADPSLVAVSVGDIAGHNLAAAIAMGQVRPMLRQACFDHATAAPSHALAALETAGAGLGVTAMGSAMLAYLRAGAGRTWSVTWTNAGHPPPVVLAPDAPARLLDEHDHLFGVGPLAHLPRRDHDVVLAPGTTLFLYSDGLIESRGDDIDAGIDRLTALLDAHRHLTCQELVDLSIDTLATDSPDDVVALAVRIPAI
- a CDS encoding DUF6194 family protein; protein product: MDVTEIRRHIVDTLPGTDVLEAAGDLFFVHDPDRDLPDARRIPWATIVTSNAYDDGSDLDRPGVFRLNVGLTKDEFARRFPAGGEHDPTALDVLLPHPTYGDRYWACVLNPDTTWPEVRDLLARGHARAVRRHAAAAARREASRGATGRVPEVEGGTRPTTSG